The following are from one region of the Gadus chalcogrammus isolate NIFS_2021 chromosome 19, NIFS_Gcha_1.0, whole genome shotgun sequence genome:
- the cldn5b gene encoding claudin-5b, with translation MFSVCLEFLGMGSSILGSLLVMIACGLPTWKVSAFIEANIVVAQTMWDGLWMSCVFQSTGQMQCKLHESMLALNPDMQTARALTVISAVLSIVALMVTIAGARYTNCIGDDTVKARVVGTGGVLYILSGLIVFIPLCWMANSIIVDFYSTQVPPSKKREIGSAIYIGWAAAALLLLGGTLLCCSSGTRGLRSDYPIKYVATNTASSDKGKKHFV, from the coding sequence ATGTTCTCCGTCTGTCTGGAGTTCCTCGGCATGGGCTCGTCCATCCTGGGCTCCCTGCTCGTGATGATCGCCTGCGGGCTGCCCACCTGGAAGGTGTCCGCGTTCATCGAGGCCAACATCGTGGTGGCGCAGACCATGTGGGACGGCCTGTGGATGTCgtgcgtgttccagagcacgggCCAGATGCAGTGCAAGCTCCACGAATCAATGCTCGCGCTGAACCCGGACATGCAGACGGCGCGTGCCCTCACGGTCATCTCGGCCGTGCTGAGCATCGTCGCCCTCATGGTGACCATAGCCGGCGCGCGGTATACCAACTGCATCGGCGACGACACGGTCAAGGCAAGGGTGGTGGGCACGGGAGGCGTGCTCTACATCCTCAGCGGTCTGATCGTCTTCATCCCGCTGTGCTGGATGGCCAACAGTATCATCGTGGATTTCTACAGCACCCAGGTTCCCCCGTccaagaagagagagatagggtcCGCGATCTACATCGGCTGGGCGGCCGCTGCGCTGCTCCTCCTCGGGGGGACGCTGCTCTGCTGCTCCAGCGGTACCCGGGGGCTTAGGAGCGACTATCCCATCAAATACGTCGCGACAAACACCGCGAGCAGCGACAAAGGCAAGAAGCATTTTGTGTGA
- the acads gene encoding short-chain specific acyl-CoA dehydrogenase, mitochondrial, protein MTAAIFKAKQALGLCLRGSRALSQLAELPEMHQMMRQTCRDYAAKELAPIAATLDKNHTYPAKQILELGALGVMAVEVPEELGGTGMDYLAYSLAMEEISRGCASTGVVVSVNNSLYIGPILKYGNEEQKKQWITPFTTGEKVGCFALSEPGNGSDAGAASTMAHQDGDEWVLNGTKAWITNSWEASATVVFATTDKALKHKGISAFLVPMPHPGLSLGKKEEKLGIRASSTANIILEDCRIPLGNLLGSRGAGFKIAMQTLDSGRIGIASQALGIAQAALDCAADYAHKRTAFGAPIGKMQAIQFKLADMALAIEGARLLTWKAALLKDAKKPFTKEAAMAKLAASEAATFSAHQSIQILGGMGFVTDMPAERHYRDARITEIYEGTSEIQRLVIANQVLKEYQP, encoded by the exons cccttGGCTTGTGTCTTAGAGGCTCTAGAGCTCTGTCCCAGCTAGCAGAGCTACCAGAGATGCACCAGATGATGCGGCAGACTTGCAGGGACTATGCAGCCAAGGAGCTGGCTCCCATCGCAGCCACGTTGGATAAGAATCACACTTACCCCGCAAAGCAG ATCCTGGAGCTGGGAGCCTTGGGGGTGATGGCTGTGGAGGTGCCTGAGGAGCTGGGGGGGACAGGCATGGACTACCTGGCCTACAGCCTGGCCATGGAGGAAATCAGCCGGGGCTGTGCCAGCACTGGAGTGGTCGTCTCTGTTAACAAT TCACTCTACATCGGACCGATCTTAAAGTATGGTAACGAAGAACAGAAAAAACAGTGGATCACTCCCTTCACCACGGGAGAGAAAGTCGGCTGCTTTGCTCTCAGTGAACCAG GGAACGGCAGCGATGCCGGCGCCGCGTCTACTATGGCGCACCAGGACGGGGATGAGTGGGTGCTGAACGGCACCAAGGCCTGGATCACAAACAGCTGGGAGGCCTCAGCCACCGTGGTGTTTGCCACCACCGACAAGGCGCTCAAACACAAG GGTATCAGTGCCTTCCTGGTGCCCATGCCTCACCCGGGGCTGTCCCtggggaagaaggaggagaagctggGGATCAGAGCCTCCTCCACGGCCAACATCATCCTGGAGGACTGCAGGATCCCCCTAGGAAACCTGCTGGGCTCCCGCGGAGCAGGGTTCAAAATAGCCATG CAAACCCTAGACAGTGGGCGGATTGGCATCGCCTCCCAGGCTCTTGGCATTGCTCAGGCCGCTTTGGACTGTGCCGCCGActacgcacacaaacgcacagcctTCGGAGCGCCCATCGGCAAGATGCAGGCCATACAG ttTAAGCTGGCTGACATGGCATTAGCGATCGAGGGTGCTCGTCTGCTCACGTGGAAGGCTGCCCTCTTAAAAGACGCCAAGAAACCCTTCACAAAG GAGGCCGCCATGGCTAAGCTAGCAGCTTCCGAAGCTGCCACTTTCAGTGCACATCAG TCGATCCAAATTCTCGGTGGGATGGGTTTCGTGACGGACATGCCGGCGGAGAGACACTACCGGGACGCACGCATCACGGAGATCTACGAGGGCACAAGTGAAATTCAGAGACTGGTGATCGCCAACCAGGTGCTAAAGGAGTACCAGCCATAG